CGGAGTAAAACCTCAGCTGAACTGTTCGGTTTGTAATACCGGCGATATCCATATCAATGGTCTTGAAGGGCCGTACACGATGATCCTGATCGATGGAATGCCGATTGTAAGCTCTCTTTCTACAGTATATGGGCTGAGTGGTATTCCGAATAGCCTGGTGGACAGGATAGAGGTGGTAAAAGGACCCGCATCTTCCATTTACGGTTCTGAAGCAATGGGAGGGGTAATCAATATTATCACCAAAAATGCTCTGACAGCTCCTAAATTGAGTGTTGATCTCATGACGACGGGCTGGTTTGAAAATAATCTCGATCTTTCCACTAAATTTAATGTGGGTAAGAATGCGGCTTCACTGTTAAGTTTAAATTATTTCAGCTTTAAGGAAAGGATAGATCAGAATAAAGATAATTTCACAGATACTGCTTTACAGAGCAGGATTTCTGTTTTCAACAAATGGAATTTTAAAAGAAAGGAGAACAGGCAGGCAAGTTTTGCCCTGAGGTATCTGTATGAGGACCGTTTCGGAGGTGAGATGCAATGGAATAAATCATTCAGAGGAAGTGATGAGGTATATGGAGAAAGTATTTATACGAACAGAGCAGAGGTTTTCGGGTTGTATGAATGGCCTTTGAAAGAACATATTGTAACCCAGTTTTCTTATAATTACCACGATCAGAATTCATATTACGGAGCCAATCCGTTCAATGCCCTGCAGAAAGTAGCTTTTGTACAAACCTATTGGGACAGAAGTTTCGGAAAGCATGATATCACGGCCGGACTTACTTTTAAAAGAACTTTTTACGATGACAACACCCCGGGAACACTGGCATCAGACGGCATCACCAATGCTCCTATGAAATCTCCGATCTGGGGAGCTTTTATTCAGGACCAATGGGAAATCAATGATAAAAATACTTTATTGCTGGGGTACAGATACGATTATGATAAGGTGCATCATTCTGTACATTCACCCAGACTGGCATGGAAATTTTCTCCGAACCCCTATCATACGCTGCGTTTCAATTTCGGTACCGGATTCAGGGTGGTGAATCTGTTTACAGAAGACCATGCTGCTTTAACCGGATCCAGGGAAGTCGTTGTGAAATCAGATCTTCAGCCTGAAAGATCGGTGAACGGAAATCTGAATTATATCTGGAAAATTCCTGTTGGAAACCGTTTGATAAATCTTGATGCTTCTGCATTCTATACGTATTTCAGCAATAAAATTGTAGGTGACTTTGATTCTGATCCTGATAAGATCATCTATGACAATCTTCATGGATATGGAATTTCCAGAGGGGCTTCCCTGAATGTAGACTTTGCTTTTCAGTTTCCTTTAAGCGTTAACCTGGGCGTAACCTATCTTGATGTTTACCAGAAATTTGATAATGAAAACCAAAAAACACAACAGTTACACGCTCCAAAATGGAGTGGAACTTATAACTTAACTTATAAATTTCCAAGCAATCTGACCATCGATTTTACAGGGCAGTTCTACGGGCCGATGAGACTGCCTGTTTTACCGAATGACTACCGGCCTGAATATTCACCATTCTATTCTTTAGCGAATATCCAGGTTTCAAAGACTTTCAAATCCGGATTTGAAGTGTACTGCGGGGTGAAAAATGTATTCAATTTTACCCCTGGAGATCCTCTGATGAGACCGTTTGATCCATTTGATAAACATGTTGATGATCCCATTAATAATCCGAATCATTATACTTTCGATACGGCTTACGGCTATGCTCCGATGCAGCGTATCAGAGGATTTTTGGGAGTAAAATATAATCTTAAATGAAAAAAATAGCTTTATTTTTAATGTTAGTGCCCTGTTTTTATCTGTCTCAGATGAAGACAGGCACTTTTTCTGAACTGGAAGCTTTGCAGAAAGAATTTCCAAAACCTGTGGTGATCCATCTTTATACGGACTGGTGTGCGGTCTGTAAAATTGAATCTTACCATTTGAATAAAGATAAAGAGCTGGTTAATTTAATGAATGATCATTTTTATTTTGTCAATTTTGAGGCAGAGAAAACGAAAGAGAAGATTCATTTTCAGCATCAGGAATTTGAATATCTGCAGAATGGGAACTCGGGAATTCATGAATTGGCGCTTGCTTTGTCAAAAAATAAAAATCAGCCTGTTTATCCTTTATGGGTATTTCTTGATAAGCATCAGAATCTGGTGTATTATCAGGAAGGGCAGATGACGCCTGAAAAAATGAAGGAGAAACTGTTGGAAATTTCTGCTTTGTAAAATCGGGAGATTTTTGTTGGAAACGCAAAGGCGCAAGTTTTTTCTTTGGTGATATTTTTAAGTCGTAAGGATTTTATCTGTGATAAAATTGTATAATTCTAATATATATGCATCAATTCTTGCTGAAAATTTTTGATTTTCTTGCGCCTTAAAACAGCATCATATTTATTTCTTTGCGCCTTTGCGTTTACCCAACTGTAAAAGGTCATCTTTTTATATCCCACAGATCATACAGAACACACAGATTTTTTATTGGTTGAATTTTTAAAATTTGTGAGAACTATCCCAATCTTTAAATTTTAAATAATTAAATCTTTTAATTCTTCCCCTCAGCATCTATCAACACCGCCAGTTGAATACAAGGTTCATCAGAGCGGTTGCTCCATGCATGGTTGGTTCCCCGCTGAATTACTATATCGCCCGGTTTCAGAAGCGTTTCTCCTTCTTCCATGATGAGGTAAAGTTCACCGGAAAGAATAATAATATAATCCAGTGTTGGCGTTTGGTGCATCATCGGATGAGTTTCTCCTTTTTTGAGCTCAATTCCTAAATCTTTATCCGGTGGAACAACTACATACCTGAAATAAGTGCCATTTTGGGGCGTTTGCGGAAATCCGGTGTTTGGAATTCTGGTTTCAAATTCTAAGCTTGCCGGCATTGTCCGGGTATTCCAGATGTCTGAAATAATGAGTCCCGGAAAGTGTTCTACAGCATTTTCAACCTGCTGATCTTCTACAATGGCCGATTTTCCTTCTCTGATTCCGGTTACGATACGTCTTGGTATTTTGTTCATAGTTTTAAGAGTTTTTCATGACGAGTTTGTGCCCCTGCGTCTGATTATTTTTTAAAATGGAATGTGCTTTTAGAACGGTTTCTAAAGAAAGATCTCCTATTATTTTATGTTGGGGAGGAAGGATGTCTCCGTTTTCAAGAAGTTTCTTTATTTCCAGTAAGCTGTTTTTATAGTAATCATATTTTTTAACCATGCCATAAGTATAATTGGAGATATTCATGATTAAAGTTCCTTTGTTGAAAAGGATCTCATGAGCATCTTTTGTTACCAGGGCCGTGACATCTGCATAAGTGCCGTTGATTTTTAAAACTTCCGCAGTTACTTCTGCCATATAATTGCCTACGAGATCAATTCCATATTCGAAGGGTTGATCATTGTTGGCTTTTAAAAGTTTTTCAATAAGATTTTCATCTCTGTAATTAACAATCTGATGACTTTGTAATCCTAAGCCGAGAAGCATCTGTCTGTTTTCTTCACTGCCAACGGTTACTGTAATCTTCCGGATGTTATGAGCCAGTAAAAGTTTGATTAGAAATGAACCGACACCTCCGGCCGCCCCGGTGACAAGAAGTGTGTTTTCCGGCTTTAATTTCAAACGGTTAAAGATCTGCAAAGAGGTAAGTCCTGCGGAAGGAATTGAGGCTGCCTGTTCAAAGGAAATGTTTTCCGGCTTAAGGGCTACAATGGCTTCAGGAACGGCAATATATTCTGCATAGGTTCCATTGCTTCCCATAGATCCGCTTCCGCAGAAAACTTCGTCTCCAATATTGAACTGAGTGACGTCAGCTCCTTTATCTACAACAATTCCGGATAATTCGCGTCCCAGGATCGGGGAACTGATTAATTTCCGTTCCAGTTCATTTTCCAGCATCTGATAATCGATGGGATTGAAACCGCTTGCTTTAATCTGGATTAAAACCTCATTATCTTTAGGTTTTGGCTGTTCGGTAAAACCGTCTTCCAGATTTCCGTTTTTATTTAAAATAACTGCTTTCATTATTGTTAATTTGATACACAAATGTAAAGAGGGAATAGTTTATATTTGCTACTAGTTAACTCATGGTAACTAGTTACCTTCATGAAACTATTATGGCAAAAATTATCGAAAACGGCATTGAGAGAGAAGCCAGCTGCACAGAAGAATTATTCGCAATGCGGGACAGTCTGGATGTTTTAGGAGGAAAATGGAAACTGATGATTCTCCGGTATCTGACGAACAGACCGGATCAGATGATCCATTTTAAAAAGCTGGAACGCAGCATCGAAGGAATTTCTGCGAAAATGCTGAGCAAAGAGTTAAAAGAGCTGGAAACCAATCTTCTGATCACAAGAACCATTCAGGATACGAAACCTATCACGGTAACCTATGCCGTAACGGAGTATGGGAAATCTGTATTTCCGGTGACAGAGACATTAGTCAATTGGGGAATAATCCATCGGGAAAAAATTAAAGAATCAATGGGATAGTTATACGATATTGGAAAATGTAAAGAAGCAAGAATTTTCCTTTAAATATACCTTAAAGTGCAAGGATTTTATTTTTGATAAAATTTAATTCTGTTGAATTTTAACTGAAAACAAACCTGCTGAAAATCTTTGATTTTTTTGCGCCTTAAAGTTTTATGTTATTAAATTTCTTTGCGCCTTTGCGATTACTGATAATATTGCTTCATAGAGAAAAGATCAAATTCTATCTCGATGAAGAAATCCTCAGACCCGTGTGGAGCTGAGGATTTTTAATAATACCAAATTATATTAATTTTTATCTAGCCAGGACTGTACCAGTTCAGAATGATCTTCCACCCATTTTTTTGCTGTGGCTTCTTTGTTTTTACTGTCTTCCATTTTTGTTAAAAGATCAGTCATGGTTTCATCATCGAAATGGAGCCTTGAAAAGAATTTTGCCAGATCCGGATGATCTTTCCCAAAGCTTTTTCTGGAATAGGTTTTAATCTGTTCAGCTTCACCATAAATCTTTTGGGGATCATCAAGAAATTTAAGTTTCATTTTACCGAACATCCAGTGGGGCTGCCATCCTGTAACCACAATCCACTGTTTGCGCTGTATGGCATTCTGTAATTCTGTGATCATGGCGATGGTAGAGGAGTTGATCTGTCTGTAATCCAGCTTATAATCAATAATGGCTTTATCTGTACCGGTCGTTAATCCTGCTCCTTTCTCAATTCCAATAATTCTATGATTGAACTGTTCCTGGTGCTGATTAAGTTCTTCAATGGAATTAACAGGAACGTATTCAGGAACTACCAATCCTATACGGCCGTTATCATAATTGGTTCCAAGATGAGTCAGCCCCGGAAATTTAGCAAGTTTTTTGGCATGGGTGTAAGGAAGCCAGACGCCCATGAAAAGGTCAGTATCTTCATTATTCATTGAAGCCAGAATCATATCCGTAGAGGCTTTCTGAATAATGACATGATAGCCCTGCCGGTCCAGAATAGCTTTAGCAATATGGGTCATTGCCACATCTTCTGCCCAGCCGTCTACCATTCCTATAGTGATATATTTAGAGTTTTTTATGTTTTCACACGAATTTAATGCTGTAAAAATGAACATTAAAACGGGGAAAAAAAGGTATTTTAATTGTTTCATTTTATTGTTTTTTCTTTACAAATCCCTGGGTGATCCTGTCCAGGATGATGGCTAAAATCACAACGGACAGTCCGCTTTCAAATCCCAGACCGATATCCAGATTATTAATTCCTTCCAGTACTTTTTCTCCTAAGCCGCCTGCAGCAATCATTCCTGCGATAACCACCATGGATAAAGATAACAGTATGGTTTGATTGATCCCTGTCAAAATAGTTTTCATCGCCAGGGGAAGCTCTACTTTAAACAAAATCTGTCGGTTGGTGGCCCCAAAAGCTCTGGCTGCTTCCACAATGTCTTTCGGAACGGCTTCTATTCCAAGTGTTGTTAATCGTACCGCAGGCGGCATTGCAAAAATAATGGTGGCAAAAGCACCGGGTACTTTACCGATACTGAAAAATAATACGGCAGGAATCAGATAGACGAATGCGGGCATGGTCTGCATCAGATCCAGTAACGGACGGATGATTTTGTCAGCTATTTTGCTTTTAGCGGCAAAAATTCCCAGAGGGATAGAAAGGATAAGGGCTGTAATAGTGGAGACAAATATAAGGGCCAGGGTTTCCATGGTTTCTTTCCATAATCCCATTAAAAATATCAGGCTCAGTCCGGCTGCGGTTATCACAGCGACGCCTTTTCCGGCCTTCCATAGTGCCAGCAGCGTAAAAAAGAGAATGATTGCATAAAAAGGAGTGTTTGTTAATACCCATTCAATCCCCATGATAGAGGAATTTCCTATGTGTTTTATGACATCAAATACAGGTTTTCCGTTTTCTGTGAGCCAATTGATTGCAGTTTCTACATATTGACCTATATCTATAGTTTTATTCATCTTATTGGTTGTTTGCAATTTCTTTTAATTCAATAATTTCTTCTTCGTTAAACTTGGTCGCTTCTATGACAAGGGATAACTGGGTAACAAGACCTAAAAATTTATTGTCTTCATCAATAACAGCAATGGAAGATTTATTTTCGGAGATCAGCGGCAGCATTTCCTCTACCGTCACTTCAGGATACACTGAAGGAACGTTACTGTTGATAATTGATTCTACCGTAGGTTCTTTCTTTTTGGCGATCCGGACCACATCATTAAGGGTTACAAACCCCAGAAATTTATTCTGAAAATCTACTACCGGAAGGTTTTCTAAGCCTGTGGTTCTCATTTTTCTTAAAGCGCCTTCAGGGCCGTCTTTTCTGAAACGGACTACCGTAGCTTTGTCGAACATCAGAGATCTGGCCGTGATGATTGTTTTACGGTCTACTTTTTCTACGAAAGCTTTTACATAATCGCTGGCAGGGTTGGTTAAAATATCTTCGGCTGTACCTATCTGTTCTATGACCCCATCTTTCATAATGACGATGCGGTCTCCGATTTTGATGGCTTCGTCCAGGTCATGGGTAATGAAGACAATGGTTTTCTGTAATGTATTCTGCAGTTCAAGCATCTGATCCTGCATTTCAGATTTTATCAGTGGGTCCAGTGCAGAGAAGGCTTCGTCCATCAGCAACACTTCGGGATCATTTGCCAAGGCTCTTGCCAGCCCGACTCTCTGCTGCATTCCTCCTGAAAGTTGCGAAGGATACTGGTTTTCGAAGCCATTTAAGCCCACAATATCGAGTGCTTTCTGTGCTTTTTTATCCCGGGAAGCTTTATCTTCACCTCTTATCTCCAGCCCGAAAGCTGCATTGTCTAAAATCGTATGATGAGGCAGCAAACCGAATTTCTGGAATACCATACTCATTTCCGTTCTTCTTACTTCCAGCAGCTCTTTATTGTTTTTCCCTGTGATATCATCGTCATTGATGTATACTTTTCCTGATGTGGGTTCATTCAGTCTGTTCAAACAGCGCAGTAGAGTAGATTTTCCACTTCCTGACAGCCCCATGATGACAAAGAATTCGCCTTCATAGATTTCGAAACTTGCTTTGTTGATTCCTATGGTACAACCTGTTTTTTCAAGAATTTCCTTTTTGGAAAAGCCTTTGTCTAAAAGTTCCTGTGCTTTTTCTTTGTTCTTACCAAAAATAATAGTCAGATCTTCAACTTTAAGTTTTACTTTTCTACTGTTTTCATTTTTTTCCATATTCAGAATTTTGAATTAATAATTGATATAAAAAATTGTACACCAATTCATTATATACGTTTAGCTTTAGTTGTTCTGCTGATGTGACAGGATAAAATAATTTGCTGGGCTTTTAAAAAATAAAAGCTTTCAACAAAAAAAAATAATGCATAAGCACCATGAGGCCTTATGTTTATTTTAAATATTTCAATAGATTATACTCTAGAAAAAGAGTGTATATGTAAAAAGAAGCTAATCTTTTACATAGATTCTACAATTAAATTACTGATGAGGTAATTACAGATATGTGTACTGAACAACTTGAATGCCTACTTTGCATCAAAATGCAGGCCAGCATAAAAAAACTGTGTATCAATTTTTTATGACGGTGCAAATTTACGGATTTTATATTAAATGGATTTTTTAAGCCGTAAAGTGTTGGTTTTTAGTGTGGTTGAAAAATGAGCTGCTATTCGTGTTTTTTTTCTTTCCTGCTAAAAAATAGGAGAGTATTGACAATTGTAAAAAATTAAAGTGATCTTTACCGTATGAAGTATAAAATTACTTCAGTAAAACTGCAATAATCGCCAGAATTGCGGGCAAAGCCTGTACAAAGAATATTTTCTTCGTTGCGGAAATCGCTCCA
This window of the Chryseobacterium arthrosphaerae genome carries:
- a CDS encoding TonB-dependent receptor plug domain-containing protein, which translates into the protein MKRILFSITFLSSYCFAQETDSLNIHSPQSMDSARVTKREIRTSTIEDVVVTGTIKPMSRSKSPVAVEIYSQKFFQKNPTPSIFEAIAMVNGVKPQLNCSVCNTGDIHINGLEGPYTMILIDGMPIVSSLSTVYGLSGIPNSLVDRIEVVKGPASSIYGSEAMGGVINIITKNALTAPKLSVDLMTTGWFENNLDLSTKFNVGKNAASLLSLNYFSFKERIDQNKDNFTDTALQSRISVFNKWNFKRKENRQASFALRYLYEDRFGGEMQWNKSFRGSDEVYGESIYTNRAEVFGLYEWPLKEHIVTQFSYNYHDQNSYYGANPFNALQKVAFVQTYWDRSFGKHDITAGLTFKRTFYDDNTPGTLASDGITNAPMKSPIWGAFIQDQWEINDKNTLLLGYRYDYDKVHHSVHSPRLAWKFSPNPYHTLRFNFGTGFRVVNLFTEDHAALTGSREVVVKSDLQPERSVNGNLNYIWKIPVGNRLINLDASAFYTYFSNKIVGDFDSDPDKIIYDNLHGYGISRGASLNVDFAFQFPLSVNLGVTYLDVYQKFDNENQKTQQLHAPKWSGTYNLTYKFPSNLTIDFTGQFYGPMRLPVLPNDYRPEYSPFYSLANIQVSKTFKSGFEVYCGVKNVFNFTPGDPLMRPFDPFDKHVDDPINNPNHYTFDTAYGYAPMQRIRGFLGVKYNLK
- a CDS encoding thioredoxin domain-containing protein; its protein translation is MKKIALFLMLVPCFYLSQMKTGTFSELEALQKEFPKPVVIHLYTDWCAVCKIESYHLNKDKELVNLMNDHFYFVNFEAEKTKEKIHFQHQEFEYLQNGNSGIHELALALSKNKNQPVYPLWVFLDKHQNLVYYQEGQMTPEKMKEKLLEISAL
- a CDS encoding cupin domain-containing protein; this encodes MNKIPRRIVTGIREGKSAIVEDQQVENAVEHFPGLIISDIWNTRTMPASLEFETRIPNTGFPQTPQNGTYFRYVVVPPDKDLGIELKKGETHPMMHQTPTLDYIIILSGELYLIMEEGETLLKPGDIVIQRGTNHAWSNRSDEPCIQLAVLIDAEGKN
- a CDS encoding NADP-dependent oxidoreductase, with the translated sequence MKAVILNKNGNLEDGFTEQPKPKDNEVLIQIKASGFNPIDYQMLENELERKLISSPILGRELSGIVVDKGADVTQFNIGDEVFCGSGSMGSNGTYAEYIAVPEAIVALKPENISFEQAASIPSAGLTSLQIFNRLKLKPENTLLVTGAAGGVGSFLIKLLLAHNIRKITVTVGSEENRQMLLGLGLQSHQIVNYRDENLIEKLLKANNDQPFEYGIDLVGNYMAEVTAEVLKINGTYADVTALVTKDAHEILFNKGTLIMNISNYTYGMVKKYDYYKNSLLEIKKLLENGDILPPQHKIIGDLSLETVLKAHSILKNNQTQGHKLVMKNS
- a CDS encoding winged helix-turn-helix transcriptional regulator, producing MAKIIENGIEREASCTEELFAMRDSLDVLGGKWKLMILRYLTNRPDQMIHFKKLERSIEGISAKMLSKELKELETNLLITRTIQDTKPITVTYAVTEYGKSVFPVTETLVNWGIIHREKIKESMG
- a CDS encoding glycine betaine ABC transporter substrate-binding protein, whose product is MKQLKYLFFPVLMFIFTALNSCENIKNSKYITIGMVDGWAEDVAMTHIAKAILDRQGYHVIIQKASTDMILASMNNEDTDLFMGVWLPYTHAKKLAKFPGLTHLGTNYDNGRIGLVVPEYVPVNSIEELNQHQEQFNHRIIGIEKGAGLTTGTDKAIIDYKLDYRQINSSTIAMITELQNAIQRKQWIVVTGWQPHWMFGKMKLKFLDDPQKIYGEAEQIKTYSRKSFGKDHPDLAKFFSRLHFDDETMTDLLTKMEDSKNKEATAKKWVEDHSELVQSWLDKN
- a CDS encoding ABC transporter permease, with protein sequence MNKTIDIGQYVETAINWLTENGKPVFDVIKHIGNSSIMGIEWVLTNTPFYAIILFFTLLALWKAGKGVAVITAAGLSLIFLMGLWKETMETLALIFVSTITALILSIPLGIFAAKSKIADKIIRPLLDLMQTMPAFVYLIPAVLFFSIGKVPGAFATIIFAMPPAVRLTTLGIEAVPKDIVEAARAFGATNRQILFKVELPLAMKTILTGINQTILLSLSMVVIAGMIAAGGLGEKVLEGINNLDIGLGFESGLSVVILAIILDRITQGFVKKKQ
- a CDS encoding quaternary amine ABC transporter ATP-binding protein, which codes for MEKNENSRKVKLKVEDLTIIFGKNKEKAQELLDKGFSKKEILEKTGCTIGINKASFEIYEGEFFVIMGLSGSGKSTLLRCLNRLNEPTSGKVYINDDDITGKNNKELLEVRRTEMSMVFQKFGLLPHHTILDNAAFGLEIRGEDKASRDKKAQKALDIVGLNGFENQYPSQLSGGMQQRVGLARALANDPEVLLMDEAFSALDPLIKSEMQDQMLELQNTLQKTIVFITHDLDEAIKIGDRIVIMKDGVIEQIGTAEDILTNPASDYVKAFVEKVDRKTIITARSLMFDKATVVRFRKDGPEGALRKMRTTGLENLPVVDFQNKFLGFVTLNDVVRIAKKKEPTVESIINSNVPSVYPEVTVEEMLPLISENKSSIAVIDEDNKFLGLVTQLSLVIEATKFNEEEIIELKEIANNQ